The following are encoded together in the Pedobacter steynii genome:
- a CDS encoding acyl-CoA carboxylase subunit beta → MNIEFNKNEDLNKQSVYELKTRLKKIYQGGGEKSAAKQKEKGKLLARERIAYLIDKESEFLEIGALAADGMYAEQGGCPSAGVVCGIGYVSGRQCMIVANDATVKAGAWFPMTAKKNLRAQEIAMENRLPVIYLVDSAGVYLPMQDEIFPDKEHFGRMFRNNALMSADGIVQISAIMGSCVAGGAYLPIMSDEAMIVDGTGSVFLAGSYLVKSAIGEDIDNEALGGATTHCEISGVTDYKHPNDQACLDSIRNIMSMLGAPESAGFDRIKPAMPKLDPEEIYGILPENREKPYDMMDIIHRLVDNSEFEQYKELYGQSIVCGLGRIDGWAVGIVANQRKVVKSKKGEMQFGGVIYSDSADKAARFIMNCNQKKIPLVFLQDVTGFMVGSRSEQGGIIKDGAKMVNAVANSVVPKFTIVLGNSYGAGNYAMCGKAYDPRLIYAWPSAKIAVMGGAQAAKVLLQIQEASLKSKGETITPEKEAELLKEITDRYNSQTTPYYAASRLWVDGVIDPKETRKVISMGIEAANQSPIKKPFNVGVIQT, encoded by the coding sequence ATGAATATAGAGTTCAATAAAAACGAAGACTTGAATAAACAGTCCGTTTACGAATTAAAGACAAGACTTAAAAAGATATATCAGGGTGGAGGAGAGAAGAGTGCTGCGAAGCAAAAGGAAAAAGGAAAGTTGCTGGCACGTGAACGCATCGCCTATTTAATTGATAAAGAAAGTGAGTTTCTGGAAATAGGCGCCTTAGCCGCAGATGGTATGTACGCTGAACAGGGAGGCTGTCCTTCTGCGGGGGTAGTCTGTGGGATTGGTTATGTTTCCGGCAGACAATGCATGATCGTCGCAAATGATGCTACCGTTAAGGCGGGAGCCTGGTTTCCTATGACTGCCAAAAAGAATTTAAGGGCACAGGAAATAGCGATGGAAAATCGCTTGCCCGTAATCTATCTGGTAGACAGTGCCGGGGTTTACCTGCCCATGCAGGATGAAATTTTTCCAGATAAAGAACATTTCGGAAGGATGTTCAGAAATAATGCATTGATGTCTGCTGATGGAATCGTGCAGATTTCTGCAATCATGGGGTCTTGTGTAGCAGGAGGAGCTTATTTGCCAATCATGAGTGATGAAGCCATGATTGTAGATGGTACGGGTTCTGTGTTTCTTGCGGGCTCATACCTGGTGAAATCAGCTATAGGTGAGGATATAGACAATGAAGCTCTTGGAGGTGCTACGACACACTGTGAGATTTCAGGAGTAACGGATTATAAACATCCCAATGACCAGGCCTGTCTGGATAGCATCCGTAACATCATGAGCATGTTAGGTGCACCGGAATCTGCTGGTTTCGATAGGATTAAGCCGGCGATGCCTAAGCTTGATCCGGAAGAAATTTATGGTATCCTGCCCGAAAACAGAGAGAAGCCTTATGATATGATGGACATTATTCATCGTCTGGTAGACAATTCCGAATTCGAACAATATAAAGAGTTGTATGGCCAGAGCATTGTATGCGGACTGGGAAGAATAGACGGCTGGGCGGTTGGTATTGTGGCGAATCAACGTAAAGTGGTGAAATCCAAAAAAGGAGAAATGCAGTTCGGTGGAGTGATTTACTCGGATAGTGCGGATAAAGCTGCCCGTTTCATTATGAACTGTAACCAAAAGAAAATTCCACTTGTATTTTTACAGGACGTAACCGGATTTATGGTAGGTAGCAGATCGGAGCAGGGAGGAATCATTAAAGACGGAGCCAAAATGGTCAATGCAGTCGCCAATTCAGTGGTTCCTAAATTTACCATTGTGTTGGGGAATTCCTATGGTGCAGGGAATTATGCCATGTGTGGTAAAGCTTATGACCCCCGTCTGATCTATGCATGGCCAAGTGCTAAAATTGCAGTAATGGGAGGTGCTCAGGCTGCAAAGGTATTGTTGCAGATTCAGGAAGCTTCTTTAAAATCAAAAGGGGAGACGATTACTCCTGAAAAAGAAGCGGAACTGCTCAAAGAAATTACCGACAGGTACAATAGTCAGACGACACCCTATTATGCGGCTTCCAGATTATGGGTAGACGGCGTAATCGATCCGAAAGAGACGCGTAAAGTGATTTCTATGGGAATAGAAGCGGCAAATCAGTCGCCAATTAAAAAGCCTTTTAACGTAGGAGTAATCCAAACCTGA
- a CDS encoding diphthine--ammonia ligase, whose product MSKEISLFNWSGGKDSCLALHHILADERFEVRYLLTTVNEAFNRISMHGVREELLVKQAKNIGIPLYQIRLPESPKMEDYENSMHGHLTQLKKEGITHSIFGDIFLEDLKNYREAKLQEVGLKAVFPLWKQDTKAIIREFIALGYKTVIVCTQEGLEDFCGRVIDEHFIDDLPPGIDPCGENGEFHTFVFDGPIFKSPLPFTLGEKVFKTFPSPLSTSEKPAGYWYIDLLP is encoded by the coding sequence ATGAGTAAAGAGATCAGCCTTTTCAACTGGAGTGGGGGTAAAGACAGTTGCCTGGCCCTGCATCATATTTTAGCCGACGAACGTTTTGAAGTCCGGTATTTACTGACTACCGTAAATGAAGCTTTTAACCGGATTAGTATGCACGGGGTCAGAGAAGAATTGCTCGTAAAACAGGCGAAAAATATTGGAATTCCATTGTACCAGATCCGATTACCGGAATCTCCAAAGATGGAAGATTATGAAAATAGCATGCATGGCCATTTAACCCAATTGAAAAAGGAGGGGATCACGCATTCAATTTTTGGGGATATTTTTCTGGAAGACCTGAAAAATTATCGCGAAGCCAAACTGCAAGAAGTCGGTTTGAAAGCAGTCTTTCCGCTATGGAAACAGGATACCAAAGCCATTATCCGGGAATTTATTGCATTGGGGTATAAAACGGTGATTGTTTGCACGCAGGAAGGACTGGAAGACTTCTGTGGAAGGGTGATCGATGAGCACTTTATTGACGACCTTCCTCCAGGGATTGATCCCTGCGGAGAGAACGGAGAGTTCCACACTTTTGTATTTGACGGGCCAATATTTAAGTCGCCCTTACCTTTTACTTTAGGAGAAAAGGTGTTTAAAACCTTCCCATCTCCGCTAAGCACATCAGAAAAGCCTGCGGGTTACTGGTATATTGATTTGCTGCCTTAA
- a CDS encoding TIGR00730 family Rossman fold protein → MKSIGVYCGANFNGDPVLLAAIENLAETLTNHEIRLVYGGGSVGVMGVIADEILSRNGLVTGVIPQFLMDKEVGHTGLSEMIITENMHQRKQQMADLADGFIILPGGFGTLEEFFEVLTWLQLGLHAKPIGVLNIGGFYDHLFAQMDVMVQHQFLKQSNRDLVFNEADPKILVEKMMKFDALPDDKWFKDRNLS, encoded by the coding sequence ATGAAATCTATAGGTGTTTACTGTGGTGCAAACTTTAATGGCGATCCGGTTTTATTAGCCGCTATCGAAAATCTTGCTGAGACGCTTACTAACCATGAGATCCGCCTGGTGTATGGTGGCGGAAGCGTGGGGGTAATGGGTGTAATTGCGGATGAGATTTTAAGCCGTAATGGCTTGGTAACCGGGGTGATTCCTCAGTTTCTGATGGATAAAGAAGTAGGTCATACCGGGCTTTCAGAAATGATCATCACTGAAAATATGCATCAGCGTAAACAACAAATGGCAGATCTGGCGGACGGTTTCATCATCCTGCCCGGAGGCTTCGGAACTTTAGAAGAGTTCTTTGAAGTGCTGACCTGGTTGCAGCTCGGTTTGCATGCTAAACCAATCGGCGTATTGAATATAGGTGGTTTCTACGATCATCTTTTTGCACAGATGGATGTGATGGTGCAACATCAGTTTCTGAAGCAAAGCAACAGAGATCTGGTATTTAACGAAGCTGATCCGAAAATTCTGGTAGAAAAGATGATGAAATTTGATGCCCTTCCCGACGATAAATGGTTTAAAGACCGGAACCTGAGCTAA